AAGACAAATATGAGGAAGGTTTTTATAAAGTTCTTTTTATTAGTGAAATTGTTAAAAAAACAAAATGCAATGAACTGACAAATTAAAATCGCTTTAAGTCGTATTCTCAAAGAATCTATAAATCACTCGTATAGCCCCTTACTATCAGTTAAAGTGTCACTTTTCGGTTCTAATATTTATTATTCATAAGATATGCAATATATGATACAATTCATTCAAATATATATTTGAATGAGGTGCTCTATGGTTCAGAGTATTGTAACTGCGGCAATACTTTATATTGCAACTGCGGTAGATTTATTAGTGATTTTATTAATATTTTTTGCTAGAGCAAAGACTAGAAAAGAATATAGGGATATTTATATAGGTCAATATCTAGGATCGATGATCCTCATATTAGTCAGTTTATTTTTAGCTTTTGTGTTAAATTATGTTCCAGAGAAATGGATATTAGGTTTATTAGGTTTGATCCCCATCTACTTAGGTATAAAAGTTGCTATTTATGATGATTGTGAAGGTGAAAAAAGAGCAAAAAAAGAATTAAACGAAAAAGGTTTGTCCAAATTAGTAGGGACTGTTTCTTTAGTGACAATTGCAAGTTGTGGTGCAGATAATATTGGTTTATTTGTCCCTTATTTTGTAACATTGGATATTATTGAATTACTGACTACCTTAATTGTATTTTTAGTTTTAATTTTCTTTTTAGTATTCACAGCACAAAAACTAGCTAGAATTCCTGGTGTGGGTGAAATTGTTGAGAAATTCAGTCGTTGGATTATGGCTGTTATTTACATAGCATTGGGCTTATTTATTATTATTGAAAATAAAACCATACAAACAATATTAGGATTTATATTATAAATTAAGGTGTGACTTAATATGAGTAACAATAAAATTTGTGACGTCATTTGTGTTCATGAGGAAAAAGTGAATTATGCTTTAAGATTTTTAAAAGAAGAAAAAACTCAACGGCTTATCAATACATTATTAAAGATAAGTGATGAGAATAAGCTGAAAATTATATTAGCTCTAATTAAAGAGAAAGAATTATGTGTTTGTGACTTATCTATAACATTAGGTTTGAGTATAGCTTCAACATCACATCATTTGAGAGCCCTGTATAAAAGAGACGTGCTGAATTTTTACAAGGATGGGAAAATGGCATACTATTATATCAAAGATATAGAAATGAAATCATTATTAATAAAATGTATGACTTAAATATAAAGAAACGCTCACATTAAACGAGCGTTTCTTTGAATTCTTGTATTCTTTTTCCAATTTCATTTCTAACACGTTGAAATTCTGGCCATTCTTTTCCTGCTGGATCATCAAAGCCCCAGTGTTCTTTTTTAACATTAGGTGGTAATATAGGGCAATTATCGTCTGCATCACTACATAATGTTACGACCAAATCTGACTGTTCTAAGATATCACCATCAACCAAATCTGATGTATGGTTTGAGATATCAATATCTACTTCTTTCATAGCTTCTATTGCTTTAGGATTAACACCATGTGTTTCAATACCAGCAGAATAGACATTCCAATCTTCACCCAATATTTCTTTTCCCCAACCTTCAGCCATTTGGCTACGACAAGAGTTTCCTGTACATATAAAATAAATTGTTTTCTTATCCATAATTAAAGCCTCTTTTCTTAAAATATGATTAGTGTAAGGTATAAACCTAAGAGTGTTACAAATAGGACCGGAATAGTAATGATAATTCCAGTTTTAAAGTATGTTCCCCACGAAATTTTCACACCTTTTTGTGTT
The Mammaliicoccus sp. Dog046 genome window above contains:
- a CDS encoding CadD family cadmium resistance transporter — encoded protein: MVQSIVTAAILYIATAVDLLVILLIFFARAKTRKEYRDIYIGQYLGSMILILVSLFLAFVLNYVPEKWILGLLGLIPIYLGIKVAIYDDCEGEKRAKKELNEKGLSKLVGTVSLVTIASCGADNIGLFVPYFVTLDIIELLTTLIVFLVLIFFLVFTAQKLARIPGVGEIVEKFSRWIMAVIYIALGLFIIIENKTIQTILGFIL
- a CDS encoding ArsR/SmtB family transcription factor; amino-acid sequence: MSNNKICDVICVHEEKVNYALRFLKEEKTQRLINTLLKISDENKLKIILALIKEKELCVCDLSITLGLSIASTSHHLRALYKRDVLNFYKDGKMAYYYIKDIEMKSLLIKCMT
- the arsC gene encoding arsenate reductase (thioredoxin); amino-acid sequence: MDKKTIYFICTGNSCRSQMAEGWGKEILGEDWNVYSAGIETHGVNPKAIEAMKEVDIDISNHTSDLVDGDILEQSDLVVTLCSDADDNCPILPPNVKKEHWGFDDPAGKEWPEFQRVRNEIGKRIQEFKETLV